The Larus michahellis chromosome 14, bLarMic1.1, whole genome shotgun sequence genomic sequence CGCTCTCCATCTCCTGTGGATACCTATGTCACAGAGGAAGAGTTGTTCCACTGGAAGAATCCTGAGGTGATGTTTGCTGTTTGACGGGCTGCACAACTGAAAGAGCGGGGAGGGAAAACCCGTGGGGCTGGTGCATCCCTGGGTCTCTGGAGGCTGGCGTGGTCTGCCATGGTGGCTTTAGCAATTAGGTTTGTGGAGGAAAGGCATAGCTCAATTCACTATTTACCCCGTTATCACAGTTTCATTATCAGCATCAAGTGGTAAAGCGGCTGCATGAACTGTGGAGATGGTACATGACTGTTCCTTCAGCCTCTGAGGAGAAAGTGCCCTCGCGCCAGAAGAGCACCGTGGAGGTCACTCAGCACCAGGAGAGAACCTCGGAGGctctccctgctcagagcagcaccACAGAGGTGCCAGGTGTGAAGAGCATGCTCGAGGAGGCATCCTCAGGATGGAACCTCTCCCTGGATGAGTTTAAGCAGGTGTTCACCCCTTTTCCCTCTAGTGCTGTGACAAGCTAGAGGTGTGTGACAATGGTGTCTTCATTTTCCCTACAAATAGCCTGGCCTACCCCAGGGTGAGCCCACCCAAAGGTCTGCTTCCAATGTGCTGTGAGTTAGAGATGATTTACGATGTGTGTCGCAGAAAAGCACTTCAGCTCTGCTGACCACACCCTCGGTGCTCTTGTAAAGAGATTCCCAAGAGAGACTTTGAGGGCTGTtgtgtgaagaagaaaagagaaccaCACAATGTAATAGATATTTTAAGCTCTTCCCCCATTAGCTTTCTGTCATCCCACGACTGAATGCGGGGGGCAGGCTAATTCTGCAGCCTCCTGTGGCTTCCCCAAgggctcctctccttggagagtcCTTCCTATTCATCAGAGCACTAAGGGGGCACTTATGACAGGCTGGGGATAAAGCACAGACCTCCCTAGATTAAAGCAAGAGTGGTTTGGATTCTGTCAGCACGGTTTTTCTGTAGTGCTCTCTTGGAAATCTCTCTGCCGCTTTCATAACTAATCTTTACTTCGGGGCCTTCTAGTTCGCTGAAATCCCTGTTCCCCAGCACACCTGGGAAGTTGCAAAGGGTTTACTGTCGATCTAACGGGGGGGTCTGGGATTGCTCCCCAAATTTTGGGTCGTGCGTGCACCTTAGCAAAATCCCGGCTGTATAGGAAGCCACGTCTGGGTGTGTAAGCGCCCAGTGCAACCAGGTTTCAGACTGGTGTCTCGAAGAGAGGTGATGGTGTGCTCGGTTGAGCTCCGGGTCCACGGACTGGGAACGAAGACAGAGAAGCAGCACTCTGCGGAcactgtgttttctcttccatcagGCTATAAAGTCCATCCCCAAGGAGGAGCAGCGAGAAGCAGCACTGGCCCAGCTCAATAAGGCAGCACTGGAGCTGCGTCGTAAATGGAGGCCAACTCAGACAGACCTTTTGCATCAAATCTGGTGCGTTACCTTTGTGAGATAAAGCTTGTAAATGCATTGTGGGATCAACAGCCTTGGCAAGCTCTGTTGCAACTGTTGTGATTCAGACTGCAGATAATTATATGAGGTCTAGAAGTCACTTTacactctgggtttttttatagctTAATTGTAGCAGCTGTCTAGGacccaaatgcctttttttttttttttttggagataaGTTTAGAATATTAAATGCATGTAATTTTGGGGAGTATACAAGATTATTTCTGGCAAGATTATTCTAGTCTATATTTATGAAACCTTTGGGTAATTTTCTGTACCCTTTTACTCAAGATAACTGTATCCTCCCTCATACAGTCTCACTGTTCTTTGCTCAGGCTCTCAGACTGTAAACACATCAACAGCTTTCTCGTTGCTTCCAAATTAGAAGGATGCGGGTTCTTCTCGGTAAACACAGAGAGCAGGTCGATGCTGATTTACCAACATGTGTCATGTTGAAGAACAGGAGATCTAGTTTCACTGTAATATTTATGGGCCCGTAGGAGCTCGTTGATTTGCAAACCGTTGAGACTTCAGAGGGCTCAAACATGAGGAAAGTAATTTAGCTTCCCTCGACGCAGATTTTTAGATGGTGGGGGCTGTTTTATTGGTTGGGTTGGACAGAGCAGCCCTCAGCTGCTCACTCCCGGGCACAGGGTAGAACAAGATGGCAATTGCTGTGCCTTCTCCCTTCTGATTCTGATACTTCCCTCAGTCTCCAGCTCTGGCGTGAAACGATCGATGGTCTGGTGAGTCGCTCCATGAGGCTGAGATCCCTGCTTGGCGTGCCTGAGAACACCGTCTATGTAGATGGTGTTCCAGAGGAAACAGGTAAATGGTGGTTTTAGACAGCACCTGGTGTCTGCGGACTGTTGGAAATCCAGAAAACGTGCTGAATTTCAACTGAATTGGCAATTCCATCAGTTCTCCCCTCCAAGCTTttataagaaaatgcattttaaaaaaaacggCGGGTTGTGTGATACTCATTGTGATCTGTGGTTTGGTGTCATTAAAAAAACGCCACGCAAATAAGCCGTTTAATTGAGCTAGATGTAGCCATGGTTTTCACACAGACTAACCCAGAAAACCCTCGCTCGCTCGGGTCTCACGGGCTTGTTCTGGTACACATCTGAGACCTGTGCATTCCTTCTTTAAACAAAGTAACTCTGCAAGGTATTGTTTTGCAGTGCAGTGTGCAGCTCAGATTATAAAACGAGGAAGATACATTGCAAAAGGAATATACTTGCACTGTGTGAGTGCAGTGAGCTTGTCTTTCTGGATGTGAAAATGTTGCTTTTGGGTagttgaaattatttcttttgtagtGGAAGTAAAGCAACCCataaaaggaggaaaggaagacagaataaCCActaggaaagaagagagaaggccATCTGGTAGTAAggagaaagaaggcaaaaaaagaacaacaaagacagcagggaaagagaaagaggtgtGTGTTAGGATGCCTATTGAAAACTAAGTGCTGGGGACAGTGTGATCTGTTCTGAGGTTGTGTATCCTGAGTTCGTGCTGATTTCCAACCCAGCCAAAGAAGCGCTGCTTCTGGGAGGTGGATCTTACGGCAATCTGAAAGGTGTTCTGACCTGTGtcactcttctttttcctctgtccctGAATAGGAACGTCCAAGCAGCAGAAAGTTAAAGGATGAGACAAAGCTGAAATTGTCCACTTCGCTGCTGGAAGTGAAAGAGGGAGCGCAGCCCGTGGAAGCTCTGACTGCAGATCGAGTAGAACCTCCTCAAGAGCAGGTGGACCCTGTTTTGTTTCGGACATACCAGGAAAAACTTTATGTTGAAGTGAGTCTTAACCAGAGCTTATGTCtttgtttcttggttttattcttttttgtaaGCTTACGTTGAAGCTTAGGTGGAGAGGTAAACTTTTTGTTGAACTCGGAAAGCCGTCAAACCGTGATTCTGTAGCAAGGTAAGTGTGAAATACAAGGAAAGTAAGATGTCCTTTATTCCAGCCTGGAACCTGTTAACATAAATCCAGCCATTACATAGCCACATGCGGGATTTCTATCTGGGATGTCTTTTAGCATGCTCGTGGACTCTTGAGGGATCAGCAGAATTAATTGTATCTCAGATAATGTTAAACACACTTCGTAGCCAGAAAAGTTATTACTAGAGCTAAGCTCTTTTAGCAGGCAGCCACTTTGATGTGGTTGTGTGCGTGCCCATACGTTAATGTGCCCCTGCGTGAGAAACCATTGCTTCGTCTGTCAGTTGTCATCAGcatttcttcctgtgttttcacTGCGACTGTCTCCTCTTCATGCTGCAGGTCTACGGGCTGCTGAATTCAATGGTGAGCAAAATGGTTTCTTTGTTTGAGGACCTAGAGAAAGAAGATGCTCTAAAGTGGGAGAGCAAAGCCCTGTGTGACTAGAAATAGACttacttttacaaaataaataaataaccgtATTTACACAGATCAAGTGGAGACTGTTCTTTCTGAAGTGATGCCGTGATTAGAAATACTGGGCTGCCTCCTTTCTGACATGCTGTGATGCGAGACTACTGCTAGATCATCTGTTACTTCTGCGGATGATCGCTTGCCAAGAAGAGACAAGGCAAGAAATATCACAGCCTCAGAAACCGCTAAGACTAGAAAACACTGGCGTTTCTGCTaaggaagaagaatttaaaagCGCCAGTCAACATGAGATATGTCTTTATTCTTTGTTTCACGATCTTGCTTGGCTAGCAGGTGAGTGAGCAGAGAGTGTCCCTTCCCAGGACAGGAACTtggaaaaattctcatttttgaTCATATTCTTGACTGCTTGTCCAGCCTCCTCTCGGGACTTGCTGACATAAGGCTTCTCCGAGGCATCCTGGATCCCAGTGAAAACACAGTATTCCAAGGGGTGTGCCACCCTGCCTGGTTTTGCACCCATGAATTTGCTTGTGCTGATCTTCCATCTCTTTCCACCCAGCTCAAGGTTCCCCAGCCCCATTCTGAGACGGCTCTTACTTGCTTCCTTCCAAGATGAATCCCTCTTGAATTAAAATGAGTGAAATTCATGCTGTAAGGCCTTGTGTTAGAGTCACCCCTCCTGTCTCCATCAGCCTGCATGTGCGTCTGGGCTTATCGCTGCCTTCTGTCTGGGTTTTCTTTGTGCATCGCAGCTGGAATGGAGCTTTTTGTGGAGACATCCCGGGGGTGCGTGTCGCACGCTCGGCAGCTGGGCTTGGGTCGGAGCAGGTTTCCGAGGCAGAGCGAGCTGGGTGCAGGGTCTCTCTTGACCTGGCAACAAGAGAGTCAGTAAAAATGCTGCCTTCCTGCTAAAGGGGCTGGATGGCCTTCGCCTTCCCCAAGAAATGACATCAGTGTAGATTATTAATTGAGGTTCGTGACACCTTTGGGGTTGCTGAGCCGGGGAGAATCTGTTAGAGATTCTGTCCATCCCTGTGCAGTTGCACCAGGCGTGTGTGCCTCGGGCACGTGCTTTTACATTGGCAGCCGTGCTGACACGCGTCTCGGAGCCATGCGTAGTGTAAAATAACTGTTCCTTCTGCAGAACTTTTGCTTTCTCATTTGAACTCGTGTGCTGTCTCTGGGGAGAGGATATATTCCTCCCCTTGGCTCCCGGCAGTACCAGAGCACAGcgcagcttattttttttttttttgctggccaGGTGAGGCCCCTTGTGTTTGGAGATGCTCACCCTCCATGGGGAAGAAGCCAGGAGCCTCTTCTGGCTTAGTGGGCAGGAACCCACAAAGGGAATGTCTCTGCTCAGCATTCCTGTAGTGAGAATTTCAGCAACATTTTGagaattagaaggaaaaaggCCTGAAGTTGGGGTGTGTCTCGCAGGCTCTGACAATAGCTCCTGCCTCCCTGGAGATGATTATCAGCTTGTGAATCTGCCCAACTCAAACAGCTCAAGCCATCTGTTTCTAGACAAGAGGGAGTCTGCACGTTATAGAGGCAACGTGATTGTCTCAAAGGCAGGAAAGCTTTTATTTGACAGCTTTACCTTCAGAGATGGCAAAGCCTATTTGTAAGATCCATGCCTCTGGTCCAGCCTGTAGAAACCAGGCTCCATGTGTACCCCTACTCACGGGGAAAACCTGTTAAAAAACAGGTAGATGGGAGTTTCGTGTTAGTCACGTACCGTAGAAGAATGTCCTACCCTGGTGTCCCCTTCCCGTCCAAGGGAGGAGCCTGGTTGCCCGGGGCAGGCGGGTGGCGTAAGAACTTCTGCAAAGGAGAACAAACCCGAATGCTGTGAGTAGTCTAATTTTTTGTCATAAATATCACCAGTGTCTCTTACAGCCTCGGACAAGAGTGTCCTCAAGGGACAAGGTACAAGCAGCACACAGGAAGGGAAGTGCTGGGCCAGCAAGTGCAATGCTCCACTCCCCGGTTGCTGCGGCTGTCTCCGagccagctgccttttttttttttttccccttttttttttttttttttgctattgcatTGATTTGTAGAAGTTACATGACTGGAACTGCAGTGGAATTAGAGCTGGCTTCCACCGACCACCTTTAAAAACATGTACCCCTCATTTAAAAGCCTGATGTGAGCTGAGATGTGGGTCCTGTCATTAGGGAGAGACCCTCAGGGCTGCTCAGCCCTGCACTCTGAGGACACCTGGATGATCCCGTCCCTGCAATGCCGCCTCCTAGCAGCCCGGCAAGGAGAGtattccttctcctctcccgAACATGGACATTATTTATATTAGTGTTAATAATTTGTGTTGTGTTTGCTAAATAACCGAGGGGTGAGCGACCTTCCTGGCCTTGGGAGTTGCATACCAAACCCATCACGTGAGTCGGGGCCTGAAGACATCACCATAACTATTAGAGAAGCTGGGAAGggggattccaggaaaatgctgCAAGCAGAAGGTGACAGCCCATTTCCAGAGACTTCTTAATGGCCAGGGGGGTCTGGGTGAGCAGCTGGCTTGTCCCAGGGCTGAGGGAAAGTGGCTTCAGAGCCTTGCTGGGTCCCACTTCCTACAGCGGGGTTGTGGATCACCcagcaaagcaaaccccaggTTTGTACAGCTCCGCTGGGGCTTGTGGGGTGTTGTCCCCATGGAGAGTTTCACTTTGCTTGTAACAAATCAATGTCTGAAGAGGGGCAAGCTGGCTGCCCCAGCCGTCTGACACAGGTGAACCGAGAGCACTGAGAGCAGGGGCAGAGGAAGGCCTGGATCTTGGGCAACCATGAAGAATACCTCCCACTGGCTGAGCTGGGAtgtttcagagggctggagcccctctgctgtgaggacaggctgagagagttgggggggttcagcctggagaagagaaggctccggggagaccttagagccccttccagtccctaaaggggctccaggaaggatggggagggactctttatcagggagtacaatgataagacaaggggtaacggttttaaactgaaagaggagagatttagactagatattaggaagaaattcttcactgtgagggtggtgagcccctggcccaggttgcccagcgaagctgtggctgccccatccctggaggggttcaaggccaggccggacggggcttggagcaacctgggctggtgggaggtgtccctgcccagggcagggggtggcactgggtgacctttaaggtcccttccaatctgagccattctatgattctccagcTTGACCTGGAGGATGGGTTGGATGCTGGAGGTGCTCTTCTcgcaggctgcagctgggagtgggacTAGCTGCGCATCCAGCTTGCGCAGGCAGAGCCTGTTGGGAAAGGCAGGCTGGTAAGATCTGCAAAGCCTCCGGAGGCACATGGCCTCCtagctgccttctccctgccgcCCAGCGCAGGACCTTCGGACCTTTAGCACTGCCGGGGCCTGGGGCAATATGAATCCCTGCTCCATGGTTTGTGCGGCAGGAGCATCAGCAGGAAGGCACGATCCCCCTCCAGAATGCCTCAGCACACAGGAGATGCTTTCCATTACGGAAAATGTCAGTGATATTAAAAAGATTATATATATCCATAATACTTGAAGGCCTGTCAGTGATTAAAATGGAAGGCAGAGGCCGGGAGAGAGGGGGTGGCAGTGAAACGATCGAGAGACATGACTTATTTTGTCATGTCATCTGatgcctccctctccccccagccaggCTCCGGGAGCTGTTCAGAGCAGGGGAAGAATCCACTCCAAATTTAGatcctggccaaaaaaaaaaaaaaaaaatattaatgaaccCAAATTGCAACCGTGGCCTTGGGTACCAGGGAGCGAGCTGCGTGGTGGGAAGGGTCGACATCCCTCAGAGCCGCTTCTGAGCCCGGAGCCGCTGATTTCTGTCTAAAAATAAtgatgggggggggaaataggaaaaaaaataatgaaaaaaataaagcccggcaagcagcagcaagcagcgCCTGGCTGGCTGCCAGCGAGGGGCAGTGACTGAGCATTTACAGCATCCCCGCCTCCCGCAtgcggcggggcaggggctcGGCGCCGCATCCCCCGCGGCCGGTACCGCACCGCGCTGCAccggggacggcgggggcggggggcgctgagCGCCTCTACCGCTGCCCGGGCGGGCGCTCGGTCGGTCCCGAAGGGGTTAAGCCGGGACCTGCCGCCCGGGACCTGCCCAGCCAGCCCGGCAACTCGGCGGCGAgcggcaggcagcgggcaggcggGCTGCGGCCGCCTCCAGCCCGCtcccaccggcaccggcaccggccgGGGACCCTCCGGCCGCAGGTAAGCGGGGCTGCGCGCCCCCCGGCagccgggctgcggggggaggaggaggaggaggagaaggaggaggaggaggaagaggaagggaggggaggagaggaggaaggttcTGGAGGCACCGCGGGCTGCGGCGGGCCGGGGGATGCCGGTGCCCGGCTCGGTACCGCGGCGCATCCTGGGGACGGAGGGGCCCCGCGGCGGGTGCGGAGcccgaggcgggcggcggggccgagggctCTGCCGGCAGCCCTTCCCTGCCGCTGCCTCCATGTCGGCGCTGCTCCTCCCGGCCCTGCACCTGATTAGGGATGGAGCGAGGCTTTAATCcacccccccggcctcccccctcTTCGTGTCTggcccctctgccctctcctcctttcccccgtCCTCTCCTGTTCTCCCTCCATGatattcctcctctccccccgccgccgcccccgcgtCGCCTCCGCAGTCCCCCGCACCGGGCCGCGGGGCCATGGGGACCTGTCCCCGCACCCCTCTGTCCTTCTCCCACCTGGCAGCCTCTTGCTCAAGGTCACTGCAGTAATTCCATATGAGCTGCCGGGTGCTGCCGCCTTATCTCCCGCACAGCTTCTGTTTCACTGCCTTTATATTCCGGGGAAGTTGGGGGGGGATATTGTGTTCGATAAACCTCGCTGCTTCTAACGCTGCTGGCAGCGCTCCAGCCAGGGCCACGCTGCTCTcagtcctgccccagcccctgctgcccatCGCTTCCCAGGCCGTGTCAAGGTGGGCAAAGTCCATCTGGGATCGGGTCTGCAGCCGGGACGAGTGGTGCCGGAGACCCAGGAGACCTGTTGGAGGAGGGAGGGACCGTCCTGACCTGGACAAGGAGTGCTGGTGCTTGCCGGTGTTCACCGGGCTGGTGGCACCTTTGGAAAACGCGACTTTATCTCCCGCCTGGGTGTTGGTGGAAAGCCGAGCGCGGAGCCAAGTCCCGGAAGACTTTGCTGCGTCGCTGCCCTTGTCCCGAAGGTGTTTCCACACCAGGCGGGCAACGGCGTGGCCGTCCGCACCGCAGGCTCTCCCGGCGGGATCCAAAGGCCGCGCTGACAGGCTGCATTGCGAAAGGGAATCCATACAGGGAAGTGTCTTGAGAGAAACTCCGGCCGCCCGCGAGCGTGGCGGTGCCAGGCTCCTCTCTGACTCACAGGGGACGTCGCCGGCAGAGCCGTGGAGCACCCGGCTGCCGGCCCgcaggagcaggaggtgctggacCGGTCACACGGGTTGTGCGGGAGCGTGGCGGTCGCTGTGCGTGGCTCGTGGGCACGTCAGCACGGCCATAGCCCAGCTCCGGTGGGAGGGAGCGGTGTCCGGAGCCGGAGAGGGCTGGACACGGTGAGGCGACTGCGGTCCAGGGAGGTACCGGCACCCGAGGTGGGTGGTGGGATGGACGCGGGTAATCACTGTCCGCAGGCACTGCTGCGTGGGGGAGATATCCCTCTGCCCGCAAGTGTTATCTTGGACTGGGAAAAAATTGCCGGTGAGTTTTGTTGCAGCCACAGTGGGCGCTCTGGGAGCAGcccggctccccgg encodes the following:
- the RSAD1 gene encoding radical S-adenosyl methionine domain-containing protein 1, mitochondrial isoform X6 — protein: MAEIKILGSDSLRDCPSVVPEGVVGPSLDFCGQPARWIDGTTSRRDEIGIAARLTFETLVGEKAESSLMVSNDGTTAIWYDWMRLPQKIPSRETKGIRMPCFYFDIRSGVLLPRETRKFSFIFKSESAGIFSESWEFRTHPLLLGGALLQVTLWGIAVYEDIFADLREKLETDLAAREGAAVVEEYLKKHLVQPPRVRTPERSPSPVDTYVTEEELFHWKNPEFHYQHQVVKRLHELWRWYMTVPSASEEKVPSRQKSTVEVTQHQERTSEALPAQSSTTEVPGVKSMLEEASSGWNLSLDEFKQAIKSIPKEEQREAALAQLNKAALELRRKWRPTQTDLLHQICLQLWRETIDGLVSRSMRLRSLLGVPENTVYVDGVPEETVEVKQPIKGGKEDRITTRKEERRPSGSKEKEGKKRTTKTAGKEKEERPSSRKLKDETKLKLSTSLLEVKEGAQPVEALTADRVEPPQEQVDPVLFRTYQEKLYVEVYGLLNSMVSKMVSLFEDLEKEDALKWESKALCD
- the RSAD1 gene encoding radical S-adenosyl methionine domain-containing protein 1, mitochondrial isoform X7 yields the protein MAEIKILGDSLRDCPSVVPEGVVGPSLDFCGQPARWIDGTTSRRDEIGIAARLTFETLVGEKAESSLMVSNDGTTAIWYDWMRLPQKIPSRETKGIRMPCFYFDIRSGVLLPRETRKFSFIFKSESAGIFSESWEFRTHPLLLGGALLQVTLWGIAVYEDIFADLREKLETDLAAREGAAVVEEYLKKHLVQPPRVRTPERSPSPVDTYVTEEELFHWKNPEFHYQHQVVKRLHELWRWYMTVPSASEEKVPSRQKSTVEVTQHQERTSEALPAQSSTTEVPGVKSMLEEASSGWNLSLDEFKQAIKSIPKEEQREAALAQLNKAALELRRKWRPTQTDLLHQICLQLWRETIDGLVSRSMRLRSLLGVPENTVYVDGVPEETVEVKQPIKGGKEDRITTRKEERRPSGSKEKEGKKRTTKTAGKEKEERPSSRKLKDETKLKLSTSLLEVKEGAQPVEALTADRVEPPQEQVDPVLFRTYQEKLYVEVYGLLNSMVSKMVSLFEDLEKEDALKWESKALCD